In one Gossypium hirsutum isolate 1008001.06 chromosome D09, Gossypium_hirsutum_v2.1, whole genome shotgun sequence genomic region, the following are encoded:
- the LOC107912376 gene encoding uncharacterized protein, with protein sequence MNEPWCRLFKFIFPFLIEEKNINVTSSGRLMATLIGNPLIKAFFIIFLVSAATATATATATATGDAPFIIAHKKASLNRLKSGTERVSVSVDIYNQGFTAAYDLSLIDNSWPQDAFDIVNGNTSHSWQKLDAGGHLSHSFELEAKRKGMFHGAPAVIYFRIPTKSVQQEAYSTPIFPLDILEERPPEKKFEWAKRLMAKYGSQISVISIVVLFIYLIITPSKASKKKR encoded by the exons ATGAACGAACCCTGGTGTCGCCtgtttaaattcatttttccatttcttatTGAAGAGAAAAACATAAATGTAACCAGTTCCGGCAGACTCATGGCGACACTTATCGGAAATCCACTCATCAAGgctttctttattattttcctGGTTTCAGCCGCCACCGCCACCGCCACCGCCACCGCCACCGCCACCGGCGACGCCCCCTTCATCATCGCTCACAAGAAGGCATCGCTGAACAGACTCAAATCCGGCACCGAACGCGTCTCCGTTTCCGTCGACATCTACAACCAAGGCTTCAC GGCGGCATATGATTTGAGTCTCATTGATAATAGCTGGCCTCAAGATGCTTTTGATATTGTCAATGGCAACACTTCACATTCATGGCAGAAGCTTGATGC CGGTGGTCATCTATCACATTCGTTTGAATTAGAGGCCAAAAGGAAAGGAATGTTTCATGGTGCTCCAGCAGTCATATATTTCCGAATTCCCACCAAGTCTGTTCAACAG gAGGCGTATTCAACTCCAATCTTTCCCTTAGATATCCTTGAGGAAAGACCGCCTGAGAAGAAGTTTGAGTGG GCTAAG AGGTTGATGGCTAAGTATGGGTCTCAAATCTCCGTGATATCAATTGTGGTTCTGTTCATCTACCTGATAATAACCCCATCAAAAGCAAGCAAGAAGAAGCGCTAA